From the genome of Leptospira andrefontaineae, one region includes:
- a CDS encoding DUF1318 domain-containing protein, whose amino-acid sequence MKNIPRSYIILFAIFPLFVYCPIKAPPITFTQTQTAAEKQMLGEDRNLEKDGWLIASIKTSSSGSEIWERDLVKEEFGNTSDNQFYIALRILAYLARELREYRSLGILAEGLDGKVRWNPKIKEAGTEKISQDPKQKSRLDDLVKLVNENRDIVIKEKLKKAFSDPNRNITEKEKVTIKESIQTTWLRSVEIGEYYEASAGNWKKKE is encoded by the coding sequence ATGAAGAATATTCCAAGATCCTATATTATTCTTTTTGCAATCTTTCCTTTGTTTGTGTATTGCCCGATCAAGGCACCTCCAATCACGTTTACTCAGACCCAAACTGCTGCAGAAAAACAAATGTTGGGAGAAGACAGAAATCTGGAAAAGGATGGATGGCTAATCGCTTCTATCAAAACTTCTTCTTCCGGTTCCGAGATCTGGGAAAGAGATCTGGTCAAAGAAGAATTCGGAAATACTTCTGATAATCAATTCTATATCGCACTTCGGATTCTGGCTTATTTAGCAAGAGAACTGAGAGAATATAGAAGTTTAGGGATTTTGGCAGAAGGGTTAGATGGAAAAGTAAGATGGAATCCGAAGATCAAGGAAGCAGGTACTGAGAAGATTTCCCAAGATCCAAAACAGAAGTCTCGCCTAGATGATCTAGTTAAGCTTGTGAATGAGAATAGAGATATCGTAATTAAGGAAAAGTTAAAGAAGGCATTCTCCGACCCGAATCGCAATATTACTGAAAAAGAAAAGGTTACTATCAAAGAGAGTATCCAAACAACCTGGCTTCGTTCTGTTGAAATAGGAGAATATTACGAGGCTTCTGCTGGGAATTGGAAAAAGAAGGAATAG
- a CDS encoding LIC_11026 family protein: MASDFLQYLKKKKLRLGIIAGIFLFYHLLFNSITGQILVDKIASSVLAGKFEANVRSFSPFYGIKFTDVKLYPTTDWGQKPVMTAKELGISYNLPLIIFGRLKISKISIHGLELDLQQRGNLWNISSAFPPSKKEEISTEKTEPLTEIRTYIPVSAFLELDLKDINVHVNSENGSKSYSAGLDGLELGFLLDTNRFTRIPFDLKILDLIDEFQVKLNPENQIKLRFQDSSGGLDHPFKCTLVWERAEGSKAGFHSKLDLGSEKIPIRIANRVSAPFGFSLKYDIDVSPEKKELLLRNLEWKVGEDTWLEGSGKISDFAADSGNVNLAIQKSRIRLAPLSDFLHSLGFDSFSMSGEASLAPILAEGGWNNLRVLGEVRGNSLDFRVGKKRHSIPVFNLDWDVRIDPQSEKDPGPKIPLPWMRSFSFKNLKVIYNEILLEGNLNYSQAEGPNLNLKLDNFGLGDYLTGYSGKISAELSAFGKDFSQLDAGLKLKAKGFRFPLGRGNSGNIYLEGGLKAIFHFPKKAWGLEEILVSNLNLQAFSPEGNSAAKLNTGGRIALGEPFVLDLKKAGLDLDLEHLVPLLPLSLRETLIPVRNQVGKKIGLDGDFYYSLGGHGQNIQGSLGVDLPEMNLRDGKLSIDLKMIGSPSSKIKIDKLELSAFSQKLHLGLGGELTKASKNGPSPSLGEFIPNLKGELKLLSPKESGLIKGLFFQGDAGIKFNWYGSLVQGNLISKNSNILVQSGVCPGYDCKLYRIDGWNADVPFSHDLSVKETKNLIEGNKRKFVMNYGRTPAANFTIRQIIGNHPSLKGTPFEYSRPRADSPGLSANLEYSENYLRMDYLKVYTLDGEIWGKDMIVNVGSGDPEKMEYTVSLRVKDIDLKQLLPAKTQPKIDDGKVKADLNLWGRNLGDPVPNLNLFFSIYQIGNDFGKSAINIFAPSNILTDFIYGSYAVDKIELELSKGLVYAVILFKRSILGTIIQLENNQVSQQRMPLANFLKRAQNEIETFNQ; the protein is encoded by the coding sequence TTGGCTTCCGATTTTTTACAGTATTTGAAAAAGAAAAAACTCCGCCTTGGGATCATTGCGGGGATTTTTCTCTTCTATCATCTCCTTTTCAACTCAATTACAGGACAGATCTTAGTAGATAAAATTGCCTCTTCCGTTTTAGCGGGCAAGTTCGAGGCGAATGTCAGAAGTTTTTCTCCATTCTACGGAATCAAATTCACTGATGTAAAATTATATCCCACAACCGACTGGGGTCAGAAGCCTGTAATGACCGCTAAAGAGTTGGGTATCTCCTATAATCTTCCTCTTATCATCTTCGGAAGATTGAAAATTTCCAAAATTTCCATACATGGATTGGAGTTGGACCTCCAACAAAGAGGAAACCTTTGGAATATCTCCTCTGCTTTTCCTCCTAGCAAAAAAGAAGAAATCAGTACCGAAAAAACAGAACCTCTTACTGAGATCCGTACATATATTCCAGTCAGCGCATTCTTAGAACTGGATCTGAAAGATATCAATGTCCATGTGAATTCGGAGAATGGATCCAAATCTTATTCTGCGGGACTAGACGGATTAGAACTTGGATTTCTTTTAGATACGAATCGTTTCACTCGTATTCCATTCGATCTGAAAATTTTGGATCTGATAGACGAATTCCAAGTGAAGTTGAATCCGGAGAACCAGATAAAACTTAGATTCCAAGATTCTTCCGGAGGACTGGACCATCCATTTAAATGTACATTGGTTTGGGAAAGGGCAGAAGGTTCCAAGGCCGGGTTCCATTCTAAACTCGACCTTGGCTCTGAAAAAATACCGATACGAATTGCAAACAGAGTCAGTGCGCCTTTTGGTTTTTCACTAAAATATGATATAGATGTTTCTCCAGAGAAGAAGGAACTCCTTCTCAGAAATTTAGAATGGAAAGTAGGGGAAGACACCTGGTTAGAAGGGAGCGGAAAAATTTCCGACTTCGCAGCCGATTCAGGAAATGTAAATCTTGCTATCCAAAAATCCAGGATACGACTCGCACCTTTATCAGATTTTCTGCATAGTTTAGGATTCGACTCCTTCTCGATGAGTGGAGAAGCAAGCCTTGCTCCGATTTTAGCGGAAGGTGGATGGAACAATTTAAGAGTTTTGGGAGAAGTCCGAGGAAACTCATTGGATTTCAGAGTAGGGAAGAAGAGACATTCAATACCTGTATTCAATTTGGACTGGGATGTTCGGATAGATCCACAGAGTGAAAAAGATCCAGGGCCGAAGATCCCTCTTCCTTGGATGAGATCTTTTTCATTCAAAAATCTGAAAGTAATCTATAACGAAATTCTACTGGAAGGAAATCTCAATTATTCCCAGGCAGAGGGACCAAATTTAAATCTGAAACTGGATAATTTCGGATTAGGAGATTATCTAACAGGATATTCCGGAAAAATTTCTGCAGAACTTTCTGCGTTCGGAAAAGATTTTTCACAATTAGATGCGGGCTTAAAATTAAAAGCAAAAGGTTTTAGATTTCCGTTAGGCAGAGGTAACTCCGGAAATATATATCTGGAAGGTGGTTTAAAGGCTATATTCCATTTTCCTAAAAAAGCCTGGGGCTTAGAAGAAATATTAGTATCGAATCTGAACCTACAAGCCTTCTCGCCCGAGGGAAACTCTGCGGCAAAATTAAATACGGGTGGAAGAATAGCACTTGGAGAACCGTTCGTATTGGATCTGAAAAAAGCAGGACTGGATCTAGACTTAGAACATCTTGTTCCACTTCTTCCTTTATCACTCCGAGAAACATTGATCCCTGTTAGAAACCAGGTGGGCAAAAAGATAGGACTCGACGGAGACTTTTATTATTCTCTTGGAGGTCACGGACAAAATATCCAAGGAAGTCTTGGCGTTGATCTGCCCGAGATGAACCTTCGAGATGGAAAACTTTCCATAGATCTGAAGATGATCGGAAGTCCAAGTTCTAAGATCAAAATTGATAAACTGGAGTTAAGTGCGTTCTCCCAGAAATTGCACTTAGGATTAGGCGGAGAACTAACCAAGGCATCCAAAAACGGGCCTTCTCCTTCCCTGGGAGAATTTATTCCAAACTTAAAAGGAGAATTAAAACTTCTATCTCCTAAAGAAAGTGGACTGATTAAAGGTTTATTTTTTCAAGGAGACGCAGGGATAAAATTCAACTGGTACGGGAGCCTTGTTCAAGGAAATTTAATATCTAAAAATTCTAATATACTTGTGCAGAGTGGCGTTTGTCCCGGATACGATTGTAAATTATATAGAATAGATGGATGGAATGCGGATGTTCCATTCTCTCATGATCTTTCCGTTAAAGAAACCAAAAATCTGATCGAAGGGAACAAAAGAAAGTTCGTAATGAATTACGGTCGAACACCTGCCGCGAATTTTACGATCCGACAGATCATAGGGAACCATCCTTCTTTAAAAGGAACACCTTTTGAATACAGTAGGCCGAGAGCGGATTCTCCCGGACTATCTGCCAACCTGGAATACTCAGAAAATTATTTACGAATGGATTATCTCAAAGTATATACTCTGGACGGAGAAATTTGGGGTAAGGATATGATCGTTAACGTTGGTTCCGGAGATCCTGAAAAAATGGAATATACGGTTTCTTTGAGGGTCAAGGATATAGATCTAAAACAATTGCTTCCTGCTAAAACTCAGCCTAAGATAGACGACGGAAAAGTAAAAGCTGATCTGAATCTATGGGGAAGGAATCTGGGAGATCCGGTTCCGAACTTAAATTTGTTTTTTAGTATCTATCAGATCGGGAACGACTTCGGGAAAAGTGCGATCAATATTTTTGCTCCTTCTAATATTCTCACTGATTTTATTTACGGAAGTTATGCGGTAGATAAGATAGAATTGGAATTGTCCAAAGGTTTGGTATATGCAGTGATCCTATTCAAACGTTCTATTTTAGGAACTATTATCCAGTTGGAAAATAACCAGGTATCCCAGCAGAGAATGCCGTTAGCAAACTTCCTCAAACGTGCCCAGAACGAGATCGAAACTTTCAACCAGTAA
- a CDS encoding STAS domain-containing protein: MKIKVTTKNDVHIIKIEGPIKAGNEFELGQKIEEYISKGDVPKFIIDLKKVPFINSAGLGMFLNIYKHIDGLKGRMVFTNLNNDIENLMEITKLASIFEIYKTLEEAIESFEY; the protein is encoded by the coding sequence ATGAAAATCAAAGTCACCACTAAAAACGACGTTCACATCATCAAGATCGAAGGCCCGATCAAAGCGGGCAATGAATTCGAACTTGGTCAAAAAATCGAGGAGTATATCTCGAAAGGTGACGTTCCTAAGTTTATCATCGACCTTAAAAAAGTTCCTTTCATCAACTCAGCGGGTTTGGGGATGTTTCTTAATATCTACAAACATATCGACGGTTTGAAAGGTCGCATGGTATTCACCAATTTGAATAACGATATCGAAAACTTAATGGAGATTACAAAGTTAGCCAGCATTTTCGAGATCTACAAAACGCTGGAAGAGGCTATCGAATCCTTCGAGTATTAG
- a CDS encoding glycosyltransferase family 2 protein, with the protein MPAKPPLLSLVIPVYNEEKTIPELVKRLRGLLTILKEKHRFGKEDAEILFVNDGSRDGTFDVLKKFCESEPGFFLLNLSRNYGHQLAITAGIDTARGETVAVMDGDLQDPPEFVADLYAKMSEGYDVVYARRKKREGESFFKLITAHVFYRILKKLTRFEIPIDTGDFRIMSRRVTDVLVSMKEQHRYIRGLIAWIGFRQTGLEYDRDERFDGETKFSVSKMLKFALDGITSFSSAPLKFSSYLGFTSAFFGALYTIYILYLKLFTDNTIQGWTSVMIIVLVLGGIQLIALGMIGEYLSRVHDQSKNRPLYVIEKIYSARPKTKK; encoded by the coding sequence ATGCCCGCAAAGCCCCCTCTTTTATCCCTAGTCATTCCCGTTTATAACGAGGAAAAAACCATCCCCGAACTTGTAAAAAGACTTCGGGGTTTACTCACTATCTTAAAAGAAAAACACCGCTTCGGAAAGGAAGATGCAGAAATTCTTTTTGTAAACGACGGCTCAAGAGACGGGACCTTCGATGTATTAAAAAAATTCTGCGAATCAGAGCCAGGCTTTTTTCTTCTAAACTTATCTAGAAATTACGGACACCAATTGGCCATCACTGCAGGTATCGATACTGCAAGAGGTGAAACAGTCGCCGTCATGGATGGAGATCTACAAGATCCTCCTGAATTTGTCGCGGACCTTTACGCAAAAATGTCAGAAGGTTATGATGTTGTTTATGCCAGAAGGAAGAAAAGAGAAGGTGAATCTTTTTTCAAGCTGATCACCGCTCATGTATTCTATAGGATCCTAAAAAAGCTGACCAGATTCGAGATCCCAATCGATACGGGAGATTTCAGGATTATGAGCAGAAGAGTGACTGATGTTCTAGTCTCCATGAAGGAACAACATCGTTATATTCGAGGATTGATCGCTTGGATCGGTTTCAGACAAACAGGTTTGGAATATGATCGAGACGAACGTTTTGACGGAGAGACAAAATTTTCCGTCAGCAAGATGCTTAAGTTTGCTTTGGATGGGATCACTTCCTTCTCCTCTGCCCCTCTTAAATTTTCTTCTTATTTAGGATTTACTTCTGCATTTTTCGGAGCGTTATACACTATCTATATTCTATATTTAAAACTGTTTACTGATAATACCATCCAAGGCTGGACCTCGGTCATGATCATAGTATTGGTATTAGGTGGGATCCAACTTATCGCATTAGGTATGATAGGCGAATATCTAAGCAGAGTTCATGATCAGTCCAAAAATCGTCCTCTGTATGTGATTGAAAAGATCTACTCAGCGAGACCAAAAACTAAAAAATGA
- a CDS encoding PAS domain S-box protein, with the protein MTHPWLLPTIIAATPSAFFLILIYLYLYNKEGQKALLAWSICWIFHLLGYIGNIMQVGGVDSYRYFPAFSIDFIRALFQFLGCLYFLNKSFSRPFQILFGSAGLWALYLDIEKTKDPYMIWPIYLLIGGSQIYTGIIFLRTKNLIPSIGKIIAGWIFILWGIHVLNYPFVRFHPEFGFIGFFLAGLFRFSSAIVILLVFFEETKAALSKTEGNYKKIVDTTLEGIWLINKENNTTFVNSKMAEFLGMSEKELIGKNLYEFVTPEATDIVNKRLEERKQGKAEVHDFYFKRPDGEPVWLLMSANPIFDPQGNYEGSLAMCTDITYYKKTETALKESERQLSTLIRNLPGIAYRCAYDPDWTMEFISEGCFELTGYSPSDFVSNRTITYGEIMHPEDTERVFQEVTEAIGKNLPYQLLYRIYKRSGEMRWAFEQGSAVKGENGELIALEGFIADFTQVKLAEEIMANSLQEKDILLKEVHHRVKNYLQVLSSLLSIQLEQVEATNPTQVLTESQNRILSMAYVHESLYGKHRISDEFFPEFVSRLVDSLLKSFGHKKEEIQIFLNCESLPIKQNSAIPIGLILNELVTNILKHAFLFKKHSEEKIIKISFYKDGNWIHLDVTDNGKGKSSDPKPEDSMGLELVELLTKQLKGSVMDLSSEQGTVTRIRFPASY; encoded by the coding sequence GTGACTCATCCTTGGTTATTACCCACCATCATCGCGGCTACGCCTTCCGCATTTTTTCTAATCCTTATTTATCTATATTTATACAATAAAGAAGGACAGAAGGCATTGCTTGCCTGGTCCATCTGTTGGATATTTCATCTTTTAGGTTATATAGGAAATATTATGCAAGTAGGAGGGGTAGACTCTTACAGATATTTTCCTGCTTTCTCCATTGACTTTATCAGAGCACTTTTCCAATTTTTAGGATGTTTATATTTTTTAAATAAATCGTTCTCTAGGCCTTTTCAAATTTTATTTGGGTCAGCCGGCCTTTGGGCATTGTATCTAGATATTGAGAAGACTAAAGATCCTTATATGATCTGGCCAATCTATCTATTAATAGGTGGGTCTCAAATTTACACTGGTATCATTTTTTTAAGAACTAAAAATCTGATCCCAAGTATTGGTAAGATCATTGCAGGTTGGATCTTCATTCTTTGGGGAATTCATGTTCTTAATTATCCATTTGTCCGATTCCATCCTGAGTTCGGTTTTATAGGTTTTTTTCTCGCAGGACTTTTTAGATTCTCTTCTGCAATCGTAATACTTTTAGTATTCTTCGAAGAAACGAAAGCTGCTCTTTCCAAGACGGAAGGAAATTACAAAAAGATAGTAGATACCACTTTAGAAGGTATCTGGTTGATCAATAAGGAAAATAATACCACATTCGTGAATTCTAAAATGGCAGAATTTTTAGGAATGAGTGAGAAAGAACTCATAGGTAAAAATCTTTATGAATTTGTAACTCCCGAGGCAACTGATATAGTAAATAAAAGGTTGGAAGAAAGAAAACAAGGAAAAGCAGAAGTCCATGATTTCTATTTCAAACGTCCGGACGGAGAACCTGTTTGGTTATTAATGTCAGCAAACCCGATCTTTGATCCCCAGGGGAATTACGAAGGTTCACTTGCGATGTGCACTGATATTACTTATTATAAAAAAACGGAAACTGCATTAAAAGAAAGTGAAAGACAACTTTCCACTTTAATCCGAAATCTTCCCGGCATTGCGTATCGTTGTGCATACGATCCGGATTGGACAATGGAGTTTATTAGCGAAGGTTGTTTCGAACTTACCGGCTATTCTCCTTCAGACTTTGTTTCCAATCGGACAATTACCTACGGGGAGATAATGCATCCGGAAGACACTGAAAGAGTATTTCAAGAAGTTACGGAGGCTATAGGCAAGAACCTTCCCTATCAGCTTCTTTACCGGATCTATAAAAGAAGTGGAGAGATGCGTTGGGCATTCGAACAAGGTTCCGCGGTCAAAGGTGAGAATGGAGAATTGATCGCTTTAGAAGGTTTTATCGCCGACTTTACCCAAGTAAAACTTGCTGAAGAAATTATGGCCAATTCTCTTCAAGAAAAGGATATCTTACTTAAGGAAGTTCATCACAGAGTTAAAAACTACCTACAGGTTCTCTCAAGTTTACTTTCCATCCAGTTGGAGCAAGTAGAAGCAACCAATCCCACTCAAGTTCTGACAGAATCCCAAAACAGGATTTTGTCTATGGCATATGTGCATGAATCTTTATACGGAAAACACAGGATCAGCGATGAATTTTTTCCTGAGTTCGTAAGTAGGCTTGTGGATAGCCTTCTCAAATCTTTTGGTCATAAAAAAGAAGAGATACAAATTTTCCTAAATTGTGAGTCACTTCCGATCAAACAAAATTCCGCAATCCCGATCGGCTTGATCCTGAATGAGTTAGTAACAAATATTCTAAAACATGCCTTCTTATTTAAAAAACATTCGGAAGAAAAGATCATCAAGATATCCTTTTACAAGGATGGAAATTGGATCCATTTGGATGTGACTGATAATGGAAAAGGAAAATCTTCAGATCCTAAACCGGAAGATTCTATGGGACTGGAACTTGTAGAACTTCTGACCAAACAGTTAAAAGGATCCGTGATGGATCTTTCTTCCGAGCAAGGGACAGTTACTAGGATAAGGTTTCCCGCTTCTTATTAG
- a CDS encoding sterol desaturase family protein — protein sequence MNEIVDQMGYTAYYFLTLGMLWFRYILMAGIAYVFIWMIYKERLKHKIIQNRLPEKDKISHELKYSAISLAIFAASGILVVLMKKAGWTFIYDKVEDYGVPYLLFSIVALIFLHDTYFYWTHRMMHHPLLFKRMHLVHHKSTNPSPWAAFSFHPYEAVVEAGIVPLVILFLPVHTTALLVFFFYSNFLNVLGHLSFELFPKGFIENKILRLHNSTTHHNMHHKYFNCNYSLYFNIWDRIMGTNHENYFDTFREVTHREPEVVSDSSLGEAKVQGV from the coding sequence ATGAATGAAATTGTGGATCAAATGGGCTATACCGCCTATTATTTTCTGACCTTGGGTATGTTATGGTTCCGCTATATTTTAATGGCAGGGATCGCTTATGTTTTCATTTGGATGATCTACAAAGAAAGACTCAAACATAAGATCATCCAAAATAGACTTCCTGAAAAAGATAAGATCTCCCACGAACTTAAATATTCGGCGATCTCACTTGCGATCTTCGCAGCTTCCGGGATCCTCGTGGTCTTGATGAAGAAGGCAGGCTGGACTTTTATCTACGACAAGGTGGAAGATTACGGTGTGCCTTATCTATTATTCAGCATCGTTGCTTTAATATTCCTACATGATACTTACTTTTATTGGACCCACAGAATGATGCATCACCCTCTTCTTTTCAAAAGAATGCATTTGGTTCATCATAAGTCCACGAATCCTTCTCCTTGGGCGGCGTTTTCTTTTCATCCATATGAAGCTGTTGTGGAAGCAGGGATTGTGCCTCTTGTGATCCTATTCTTGCCTGTGCATACAACTGCACTTTTGGTATTTTTCTTTTACAGTAATTTTTTGAATGTCCTAGGGCATCTTTCTTTCGAACTTTTTCCTAAAGGATTTATCGAAAATAAAATATTAAGACTTCATAATTCTACTACTCATCATAATATGCATCATAAATACTTTAACTGTAATTACAGTTTGTATTTTAATATTTGGGATAGGATAATGGGAACGAATCATGAGAATTACTTCGATACATTTAGAGAAGTGACTCATCGAGAGCCTGAAGTCGTGAGCGATTCCAGTTTAGGCGAAGCGAAAGTTCAGGGAGTTTAG
- a CDS encoding helix-turn-helix transcriptional regulator: protein MISQITDILHLFCLSNLIFIIGFFGWRYIYDFRIRIAGGFSFGIVCYILLSLDPDLKIPYSIRVFLFAGLISLPFFFWMISLAIFEDHFEIKYWYWLLLLSKVGVSAWSVYPVLDLINMRGPIVSETVLAHIIIPTLLSLGFVVAAIIRIYSGRKDDLIETRRRLREVHILMTGSVITFNMFSHLILRGKILSEILDLANVVFAWGLILAFMYLVFELKEGLVDPRPEESEDKEEKAIYADPALKKKLVSAFEETKLYRKEGLTIGQLAENLEVQEYKLRRLINQAMGFRNFPDFLNRYRIQEACEILLDSGKDEIPIIRVAMDLGYQSLGPFNRAFKELTGVTPTEFRRNRGRDESLKSTADFEIS, encoded by the coding sequence TTGATCTCACAGATCACGGACATATTACATTTATTCTGTCTTTCGAATTTAATCTTCATTATCGGATTCTTTGGATGGAGATATATTTATGATTTTAGAATACGTATCGCGGGAGGTTTTTCTTTCGGGATAGTATGTTATATCCTTCTTTCCTTGGATCCTGATCTAAAGATCCCTTATTCTATTCGAGTATTTTTATTTGCAGGTCTTATTAGTTTACCTTTTTTCTTTTGGATGATCAGCCTTGCTATCTTCGAAGATCATTTTGAGATTAAATATTGGTATTGGCTCTTACTTCTAAGTAAGGTTGGGGTATCTGCTTGGTCGGTCTATCCTGTATTGGATCTGATCAATATGAGAGGACCTATCGTTTCAGAAACGGTTCTTGCTCATATAATTATTCCTACTCTTCTATCCTTGGGATTTGTTGTGGCTGCCATCATCAGGATCTATTCAGGTAGAAAAGACGATTTAATCGAAACAAGAAGAAGGTTACGCGAAGTTCATATTCTAATGACCGGAAGTGTAATCACTTTTAATATGTTCTCTCACCTGATCCTAAGAGGAAAGATCTTATCTGAAATTTTAGATTTAGCGAATGTGGTCTTTGCCTGGGGGCTTATACTTGCATTCATGTATTTGGTCTTCGAATTGAAAGAAGGTCTTGTGGATCCAAGACCGGAAGAGTCAGAGGACAAAGAAGAAAAAGCTATATATGCCGATCCTGCATTAAAGAAAAAATTAGTCTCTGCATTTGAAGAAACCAAACTTTATAGAAAAGAAGGTCTGACAATCGGGCAGCTTGCAGAAAATTTAGAAGTGCAGGAATATAAACTCAGAAGGCTGATCAACCAAGCAATGGGTTTTAGGAATTTTCCAGACTTCCTAAATCGTTACAGGATCCAAGAAGCCTGCGAGATCCTTTTGGATTCGGGAAAGGACGAAATCCCTATCATTCGGGTCGCTATGGATCTCGGTTACCAATCCTTAGGACCATTTAATCGCGCATTCAAAGAACTTACGGGAGTCACTCCAACCGAATTTCGCCGTAACCGTGGCAGGGACGAATCTTTAAAAAGTACTGCCGATTTTGAAATCAGCTAG
- the purB gene encoding adenylosuccinate lyase, whose translation MIDRYSNPEISKIWELENKFDIWKEIEILATEARMKKGEVPKEDFEEIRSKARFNVDEILEIESKVHHDVIAFLTNMNSYIGPAGRHVHYGLTSSDIGDTALCVQMVQAMDLILKKTDQLIEAIKEKAIQYRDLPCIGRSHGIHAEPMTLGLKFALFYEEMKRNRVRMALAKEEVAVGKLSGAVGTYSNIEPDIEEYVCEKLGLKPDPIATQVVSRDRHAAYMSALGVTAASLDRFATEVRLLQKTEGREVEEPFSPGQKGSSAMPHKRNPVICERISGISRVIRSNVSTALQNVALWHERDISHSSAERIVVPDSTIALEYILDKMLFVVKNLHVYPDAIERTLGTTRGLIFSQKVLLHLIEKGGITREDAYTIVQGHAMAVWADISQNLKTRLAEDPKVQKVLKPGDLDSIFQISPYLDKVGLIYKRLGLE comes from the coding sequence ATGATTGATCGGTATTCGAATCCGGAGATTTCTAAAATTTGGGAATTGGAGAACAAATTCGATATTTGGAAAGAAATCGAAATATTGGCGACTGAAGCCCGGATGAAAAAAGGAGAAGTTCCTAAAGAAGACTTCGAAGAGATCCGTTCCAAAGCAAGATTCAACGTGGATGAAATTTTGGAGATTGAATCCAAGGTCCACCATGACGTTATCGCATTCTTAACTAATATGAATTCCTATATCGGGCCTGCAGGTCGTCACGTGCATTACGGTCTCACTTCTTCCGATATTGGAGACACTGCACTTTGTGTGCAGATGGTCCAAGCAATGGATCTGATCCTGAAAAAAACGGACCAACTCATCGAGGCGATCAAGGAGAAGGCGATCCAATACAGAGACCTTCCTTGTATCGGAAGATCTCATGGTATCCATGCAGAACCAATGACTCTTGGTTTGAAGTTTGCATTATTCTATGAAGAAATGAAAAGAAACAGGGTGCGCATGGCCCTGGCAAAAGAAGAAGTTGCCGTAGGAAAATTATCAGGTGCAGTCGGAACTTATTCGAATATAGAACCGGATATTGAAGAATATGTTTGCGAGAAGTTGGGTCTCAAGCCAGATCCGATCGCAACCCAAGTTGTTTCTCGCGATAGACATGCAGCTTATATGTCCGCGTTAGGCGTAACTGCGGCGAGTTTGGATCGTTTTGCAACCGAAGTCCGTCTTCTTCAGAAAACAGAAGGTAGAGAAGTAGAAGAACCTTTTTCTCCGGGACAAAAGGGGTCTTCTGCAATGCCTCATAAAAGAAATCCTGTGATCTGTGAAAGGATTTCCGGTATTTCGAGAGTGATCCGTTCTAATGTTTCTACTGCTCTTCAAAACGTTGCCTTATGGCATGAAAGGGATATTTCGCATTCTTCCGCAGAAAGGATAGTTGTTCCTGATTCTACAATTGCTCTTGAATATATTTTGGATAAAATGTTATTCGTAGTGAAAAATCTACATGTATATCCGGATGCGATCGAAAGGACATTGGGAACTACAAGAGGTTTGATCTTCTCTCAAAAGGTACTTCTTCACTTGATTGAAAAAGGTGGAATTACCAGAGAGGATGCTTATACAATCGTGCAAGGTCATGCAATGGCAGTTTGGGCGGATATTTCCCAAAACCTGAAGACTAGACTTGCAGAAGATCCTAAGGTGCAAAAGGTTTTAAAGCCAGGAGATCTGGATTCTATTTTCCAAATTTCTCCTTACTTAGATAAAGTTGGACTGATCTATAAAAGACTTGGTTTGGAGTAA